The DNA window AGCCAAACCTATTGCTGAGCAACTAGTCATTGCCGCGCCTTACAAACAAGCTCCACTACAAGAGGGTTTAGACTACCACATCGAAGATGGCTTGATGGTGCTTGGTCGTTGGTATCACCTTCGTCGAGGCTCTTGTTGTGGCAACGGCTGTCGTCATTGCCCCTATTCCTGACCCGTCGCAATTGGCAGAGAATCATCAGCGCCCCACTCACTCCACGAACCATCGTACACATGCATGTCACTGTAACCACATTCGCTTGCAGCGATAGCGAGCACGCAAGCCGTCACGCCAGAACCACAGCTGAAATACAACGCTTTATCTTGTGCCTGACGTTCACGAAACAGCGATGCTAACTCTTCGGTTGATTTTACCGTTCCGTCTTCATGACTCATTAAGCTATAGGATAAGCTTCGACTCGACGGAATATGACCCGAACGCATTCCCGCTCGCGGCTCTTTTTCTATGCCCAAAAAACGAGCCTGGCCACGGGCATCGAGAATTAGGTTGTGCGGCGTATCTATCACCTGTAAAATACGGTGTTTATCAACGAAGAAATCACAAAGCACCGAGGCCTTAAAATTGCCAATGTCACTTGCCTTTGCGTAAGATAAAGTCGTCGGATAACCTAACTTCATCCAACGAGTTAAGCCACCATCTAATACATAGACTTCATTAAATCCTACAGCTTTGAACATCCACCACGCTCTTGCCGCACTGTACAACCCTTGTACGTCATAGACGATGATGGTGTCCTGCTGCGAAAGACCAAGCTTTTGCGCTTCTCGCTCAAATTGATTGGCTGAGCACATAGTATTACTAATGAAACTTTGCTCATCCGCAAATGTTTTACCAAAGTCAAAGCGTTGAGCACCCTGAATAACGGCTGGAGGAACGTAAGGACCACTGAGTCCAGCTTTGACAATACCTGCATCGAAAAGCTTTACCGTTGATAAATGCTCGTAGACCCATTCGCAGGACTTAAAGTGTTTCATCGCCTCTCCTTGTGTTTATGGCCAAAAGTGTTTCACGTTAGTTATGGCGTGAATCCTCAATGTAGCTCGGTTATAATGCGGACAAATCAAATATATAGATTACACCATGTCGAACAAAACGATAACGCCAGATAGTCAATCAGACCCAATATTAATCGTCTTTCCGAAGTTTATTGGCGATGCAATCAATACGTTACCTGCAATTGAATTGTTAAGACAGCTGTATCCAAATACGCCTTTTCATTTTCTCGTGCGCCCACATCTTGTTGCGCTGTTCGAAGCGCAAAACCTTCCATTAATCGATGTCATTGAAGACAAACGCTACACGAAACCAAAATGGGGGATATTTAAAAAGTCACGAGAACTGAAAAAGGCAAACTACCAACTTGCGGTGCTGTTTCGCGGCTCATTGGCCGAAGCGGCGCTCTGTCGACTTGCTGGTATCAAATCCGTGATTGGTTACGCCCAAAATGGCCGAAAACCTTTACTTAGCTACGCGATGAAGCTTAATGAAAATCACCACTACATTCATCGCTATTGCCGTATAGTTAACGAGGCACATGGTTCCCCATTCGACTCATTCAATGCCCCCTCGTTGTCGACACGTGAATCACCGTTTGTTTCCACACAAACACCGACGATCGGCTGCTATTTTGGTGGAAAAAACAAAGACACCCGTTATTACCCGACCGCATTGAGTGCACAGGTTGTCGCGCTACTTTTAGACAATACGCCATGCAATGTTGTATTACTCGGCGACCAACAAGAAGTCTCGGATAATCAGGCCATCATAGAACAGCTCGCACATCACCCAACACGTGTTCTTAACTTAGCAGGAAAAACAAGTCTACCGGAACTAGTGGATGTCACTGGTCATTTAAACGCGCTGATTTCTATTGATTCTGGTCCAATGCACATGGCCTGTGCGACAGGAACCCCTTGCGTAGCCCTCGTTGGCCTTGGTACATCGCCTTGGAGCATTGTCGCGCCTAAAGTGGCCAAGTTTGAGGCGATCGTGGCCAATGGATTTTCATTAGATGATCATCGTATCATTGAATCGATTGAGCCCGCTGAAGTACTGCGAACTTACCAATCGCTCATGTCACGGCTTAGCGATGAATAACCTCTCCGCGTAACGGAGCAAGACGCGCTAATATTTGATTTTGTAGTGGCGTTGAAATGCGTCGCTCATTCATCGCAGCCACCAATAACTCGACAACACGATTAAACTCACTTTCCCCAATGTTCATACCTGTGTGGATTTGCACCATTGTGTCACCTCGAAATTCACAAGGACCGTCGAGTACATCACACAGATGAGTCAGGAATCCCGCGCGAAAATGCGCGACACTCGCTTTTTCAAAAAAAGGTAAAATCACCGGGTCGTTACCAATTTGATTTATAAAAGCATCCACTAACTTTTCATTGCCCTCAGCGCCACCAATTTGCTGATACAATGTTCCAGAAGTAGACTGACAAGCACTCAATCCACTCACCATCAGAGCAAAGAACAGCGTTTTTATTGTCTGCTTAAAATACGGAAAAAACATTAATTTTCACCTTCAATAAACCGTTCCTGAACCTCAGTAATACCCAGTAAGCGACACGTACCATCCCGTTTGATCTGGTGCGCCTGCAATACGCCCCAAATCCAAATAGGCGGCCGTAACGCTTATCGATTTGTTTGGAAACCAAGCGACAAAAGCGTCTTGCCAATGTGTTTCCCCAAGACCTAAATTATCTGGCTTTTGTCGATACTCGACGCCAATCGCCCAGTTTGGATTGATGAATACTGCACTACTTGCCTCTAACTGCCAGCGATTATCTTGCTTCGCACCGCCATAACCCAGTAAGCCAAGCTGATTGGCTTCCGAATGTCGCAGTGCGACATTCCAAAACCAGTTGTATCCAGCTATCGCACCTAAATGAAGTTTACTCGCCGCTATATAAAAATCATTTCCGCTAAGCGCTTTCGCGCCAACCAAAGACGCGACGGTGCCATCATCTAACGATTTGTGCTGCCATCCGATACTCACTTGAGGCATTGTACTGTAAACAATATCACCGTAGACGCGCCATTTAGCACCATAAATTCGCTGCTTAATTGTCGTGTTTAGCACCGGAACATCAAAGCGTTGTTCTGCAACGCTGAGCTCAACGGTGTCAAACAAGTTTCCTTGTACGCCACAGACATCTAATTGGTAATCCGATACATCCGCGCGACTGCAAAAACCACTGATGGACCATTCGTCTTCACTGGCGTAACCCGCTAATTGCGCCCAAGGCACAATACCACCTCCGGCACTGCCTTCTACTTGTGAAACGCCGGGTGTGGCCAGAATTTTACCGTCGGCAGCCATGACTGAACCACTAAACACTACAGCAAGAAGCAATGGGTTAACCCGCTTCATGATATTCTCCTAGCCACTTTTCAAACTCAAGCGCTGGCAATGGTCGGCTTAAATAGTAGCCTTGTGCATAATCGCACCCCATTTCTCGTAACAAAGTCAGCGATGCTTGGTTCTCGACGCCTTCAGCCACCACACTGAACCCCAATTGATGACCAAGACTGATTGTCGATTGCACGATACATTGATCTTCATGTGACTCATTGAGTTTAAGAATGAATACTTTATCTAACTTAAGTTCATCAATTGGCAGCATTTTCAAACGCCCAAGCGAGGTCTGTCCGACGCCATAATCATCAAGAGATACGACTGCACCCAATGCTTTCAAACTGTTTAGAGCCGCAATGCCTTTTGTTTCGTTTTCAATCATGTCTCGCTCAGTCAGTTCAATAGTGACCAACTTAGATGGTACTTTATATTTGAGCAGCGTTTCTTGTAAGTGAGGTAAAAATCCCTCATCAACAATGTCTTGAGCTGAAACGTTAATCGCCGCTTTCATAACAATGCCTTTGCTTTGCCATGCCGCGATTTGTCCAACCACCGTGTCAATAACCCATTGAGTAAGTTCCACAATCAACCCAGACTGTTCAGCTAAGTCAATGAACATCTCTGGTGACACCCATTCGCCATTAGAACGTCGCCAACGAATTAGCGACTCGACTTTGTCGATTTGATGAGTTCGGAAATTGAGTTTAGGTTGATAAGCCATAAACAACTGGCCATCGTTATCCGACAGCGCTTGTTTCAACTCGTCTATCAATTGCAAACGCGCTAAGTATTCCTCGTCTTCGCCTTTACGATAGTAATAAACATTGACCCCTTCTTGTGCAGCATTATCCGCAGCAATCAGGGTCCGGCGTAACAAATCTTCAGCGTTGTCGCCATGCTCTGGGGCACTCAAGGCTCCGATACTAAAACGCAGCGTTAATTCTAGTCCTTGAATATGGTAGGTCGCTTCAAGAGCCAGTTTTAGTGTCGTGACATAACGTTCAATCGACCAGTCAGCTTTACCCTCAACAACAACCAGTAATTCATCACCACCTAAACGAGCGAATTCAGCATTAAAGTCCGACGCATGTTTTTGCATTCTTTCAGCAACTTGTACGATACATTCGTCACCAATTCGCGGTCCTAACTTATCGTTGATGTGGCGCAGCCCTTTAATATCGACACCGATTAAATATTGCGGCATCTCGGAGATCAGTCGTATGTTCAACGTTTCAAGTGTGGCACTGCGATTTAAGAATCCCGTCATGGAATCGTGACTCGCGGCAAAACGGATTTGAGCTTCACGTGATTGAATGTTTTCACCCATGTCGTGGAAGGCATCCATCAGCGCACAAATTTCTGAACTGGGTTTTGTGGAGGCGACTTTCGCTTTGTAGTTACCTTGCGCGAACGCCTTCGCCATTTGCGTCAATTGTTGCAATGGACGCGTTAGATTTCGGGCTAAAAAGCCACTGGCCAAAAACCCCAACAACACCGTCACAAGGGAGAGAACCACTACCGTCAGAACCATTTTATCGAATTCAGCGTAGTCTGTTTTTAGATCAGCACTCAAAATGACGCTCACTGCACTGTCTGTCAAAGCAGGTAAGGCAACGGACGCATTTGCATACATCGGCGATGTCCCCATGATCCGTTGTACTCGTTTAGCGTTCGTGTACTCAAGCACGCCCATGCCTTCAGGTAATGCCATACTCGACACTTTCGTAGTGCCCGTTTCAACCACAAAGCTCACTTCCATGCCCGTGACTTTGCGCAGATCTTTAGCAACTGCAGGGGTTATCGCAAAGCCGACAATGGTAAATGCAATCGTTCTTGGTGCTTTGACGGGTAAAATAATGGCTTGATAAAGCGTTTTATCAATAACAATGAATGTCGAATCATCTTCATGTGAAAGCAGGTCACGCATCACACTGCGCGAATCACTTGGTAATTGTAAATCTTGACGGTTAGCTGATATAAGGTTGCCACTTGTGTCTAATAACACCATCAATTCAGCATCAATACGTTGGCTGTGGTTGTACAGTACACTGGCAATCGTTTCCGCATCGCGTGTGGCGACGGCTTGCTTGAACCCAAAATCCGATGTCAAGACACTCGCTGCCGTCAACAATAAGCGCTGTTTCGCTTGCAAATATTGCGTATAAACGTTTTCTGCAACGCTGATGGCTTCTTGTGTTTTACGCTCATTAAATTGGCTGGAAGACCACCAAGTTCCCATTAAACTGCCTGTGGCCGTTAACACCACTAAGCCTATGCATAGTGCAATAATCCTGTGCTTCAAACTAGTGAGCATGATTTACCTTAAACTTTTCCCCAAAGGTGTTGCGAGGCTTAGGAACTTGCGTGTTAATCACCACGGTGCCCGTTTTTTCAACCTCTGACCAACGTATTGTTTGCGCACTTTCTGGACCTTGTTGTTGTTCTGGATGCCATACCCGCAAAACAGTTTGTGGTTGCAACTCAGGCAAACGGATCGTGCCTGAATTATTGGTTTTAAATACGTTGGCTGAGTGTGCAACGTAAATGTATCCCACCATCGAGTCATGAATGTTGCAGCCCAACACCACCACTCCAGGATTTTCAAATAAGATCGGATTGTTCGGTGTCCCGTGATACAGCTTAAGCTCGAATGGTTTGGTATTTGAAAATGAATAAACGTGATGACGAATGTCGTCACTGTTTGGAAAGTTCACGAGTTGGCCTTCAGTAATAGCCAGCACATACGGTTCAAATTGCTTGTTTACCTGATCCATAATAGCCATTGGCTTTTCTGCCATCACCGAATCATCCAGCACTTCGACCACCGCATTTGCAAGCGGACCACCCTGCCCATCAACAATGGACACGGTTGCGCCATAGCTACTCATTGACAATGATGTAATAAGACTCATTGCAACTAAGTTGCTCCAAACAGACATGATTTACTCAATATTAAAAAATGCGCAATACGTTAAGTAAAAGTGAGTTGCAGTGCAATTGCAAGGGGAATGAGGGAAAAGCCATAAAAAAACCAACTTTTCCCTAAAAATGGAGCGTTATTAATCAATTAGACCATATTGCTCATCAAGAATCGCGATCACTTCAGCTCGCGGATCTGCAGGGATTGTCAGTGTATAACCAACAATTTTGCTCGCAATACCTACATAAGTATTCGACACTTCAAGCATCACCGACTCCGGTAACTTGTAACCTTGAGCAAGTGCTTCGCGCTCAGGCATACGGTCTTTATTTAGCAATACGTCGCTGTCAGGTACATTATTAATGAGTAATTGACGGAAACCCTCTTTCGAATTCTCGATGATCTTGCCGTCGCGGTATGCCGCACCATCCCAAATACGTGATGAATCTGGCGTGCCGACTTCATCGATGTAAATCAATTTTTCTACGCCATTGGTGTCTTCTACGTAGCCAAACTCAAACTTCGTATCCACAAAGATTTGGTCTAGTTTCGCAAGCTCTGTCGCAATCACGTTAAAGCCTTGAGTTAACAATTCCTCGTACTTATCAACGTCAGCTGCAGACTTGAAGTTAAATGCATCAAGATTGTTGAGAATGTTTTGACGAGTAATGTTCACATCGTCTTGCTCTGGCACTTCAGCTACACCACGAATGATGCCTTTCGTCGAAGGCGTGATGAGTACTTCAGCTAATTTTTGGTTTGCTGTTAAACCTTCTGGTAAATCGATACCACAGAAGTTGCGCACGCCTTTGCTGTAATCACGCCACATGCTGCCCGTAATGTATTGGCGAGCAATCGCTTCAACACGAACGGTGCTTGCTTTACGCACAATCCAAACGTATGGGTGTGGAATGTCTACAATGTGGTTGCCCGCAAGACCCGCAGCGTCAAACAATTTGAACCAGTGTGATGCCACACTGTTCAGTGCGATACCTTTACCAGGCACGCCATTTAAACCGTTTTCACCTTGCCAAATACAGTCGAATGCAGAAATACGATCGGAAATAACCATGATCGCAAGCTCAGTACCCTTTGGTACATCGTAGCCTTTTTCTTCGATTAAACGTGCACTGTCTTTGTCGGTTAACCAGTAAACTGAACGTACTTTACCACTGTGAACCGCACCTTTTGTGCGAATAGGAAGATCGTCATTGACGTCTAAAACTTTGTAGCTACTCATTGTGTCTCCAAGGAATGGCTGCACCTTGCTAAAGGGCGCAAAATAATGAGGGGGTTAGAGGCGAGTATAATAGTCGAGCAGCGCAAAAATCACAATTGTTGCCATCGTATTCAAATGACTTTGCACCACGCCAACATAACCCTCCATAATTTAATGTGTAGGACAAGCGAAGGCGGGAGTCTTCAATCATCGGGGTTTTTTCGCACTTTGCCGCACGAGAGTTTAGTGTCCAAGGTTAAGTGCGCTAACATGGTGAGAGTCCCATTATAACGAATGATTATGATCACACTCGAACAGCTACGTTATCGCTGGCCAAAACACGATATTGACACCATTCACATAGAGCAGTTGCTAATCCAGAAAGGGGAACGAATTTTTTTGTTTGGTCCAAGTGGCACAGGAAAATCGACCTTATTGGGTTTATTAGCGGGTATCCACCAGCCAACACAAGGCAAAATTTCCATTTTGAACCAGGATTTGACGTCTCTGTCGAACGCCAAACGAGACCAATTTCGCGCAGATCACATTGGTACAATTTTTCAAAACTTCAATTTGCTTGCCTATTTAAACCCACTTGAAAACGTGATGTTGGGCTGTCACTTTTCAACTCTCCGTGCAAGCAAAGCAGAGCAACAACACGGATCGGTCAAACAAGCAGCCCGCCATTTACTCGCTCAACTGGGCATTTCAGAGTCGCTGCTTCACCATTGTGTTGGCGAACTCAGCATAGGGCAACAACAACGCATTGCGGCAGCACGCGCTGTAATAGGCAAACCCGAACTTATCATCGCAGATGAACCAACATCCGCGCTAGATGCAGACAACCGCGCTGCATTTATTAACTTACTGTTTGAGCAAGCAACACTATGTAACGCAACGTTGTTATTTGTTAGCCACGACCAAAGTTTAGCCCCGATGTTTTCACGGCAACTGAATTTAGCTGAGATTAACCAACGAGCAGGGAAGGTATTATGACGTTATTTCGATTAGCGATTAAAAGTACCTTCAACCGCAAGGCTGCAGTTCTATTAACCTTGTTCGCCATTGCTATTAGTGTCATGGTGCTATTAACAATCGAACGAATTCGACACGAAGCCAAAATCAGTTTTAGCAACACCCTTTCAGGCACTGACCTTATCGTCGGTGCAAAAACAGGTGATGTTCAATTGCTCCTAGCCAGTGTTTTCCGGTTG is part of the Pseudoalteromonas xiamenensis genome and encodes:
- a CDS encoding phosphoribosylaminoimidazolesuccinocarboxamide synthase, with the translated sequence MSSYKVLDVNDDLPIRTKGAVHSGKVRSVYWLTDKDSARLIEEKGYDVPKGTELAIMVISDRISAFDCIWQGENGLNGVPGKGIALNSVASHWFKLFDAAGLAGNHIVDIPHPYVWIVRKASTVRVEAIARQYITGSMWRDYSKGVRNFCGIDLPEGLTANQKLAEVLITPSTKGIIRGVAEVPEQDDVNITRQNILNNLDAFNFKSAADVDKYEELLTQGFNVIATELAKLDQIFVDTKFEFGYVEDTNGVEKLIYIDEVGTPDSSRIWDGAAYRDGKIIENSKEGFRQLLINNVPDSDVLLNKDRMPEREALAQGYKLPESVMLEVSNTYVGIASKIVGYTLTIPADPRAEVIAILDEQYGLID
- a CDS encoding bifunctional diguanylate cyclase/phosphodiesterase, with translation MLTSLKHRIIALCIGLVVLTATGSLMGTWWSSSQFNERKTQEAISVAENVYTQYLQAKQRLLLTAASVLTSDFGFKQAVATRDAETIASVLYNHSQRIDAELMVLLDTSGNLISANRQDLQLPSDSRSVMRDLLSHEDDSTFIVIDKTLYQAIILPVKAPRTIAFTIVGFAITPAVAKDLRKVTGMEVSFVVETGTTKVSSMALPEGMGVLEYTNAKRVQRIMGTSPMYANASVALPALTDSAVSVILSADLKTDYAEFDKMVLTVVVLSLVTVLLGFLASGFLARNLTRPLQQLTQMAKAFAQGNYKAKVASTKPSSEICALMDAFHDMGENIQSREAQIRFAASHDSMTGFLNRSATLETLNIRLISEMPQYLIGVDIKGLRHINDKLGPRIGDECIVQVAERMQKHASDFNAEFARLGGDELLVVVEGKADWSIERYVTTLKLALEATYHIQGLELTLRFSIGALSAPEHGDNAEDLLRRTLIAADNAAQEGVNVYYYRKGEDEEYLARLQLIDELKQALSDNDGQLFMAYQPKLNFRTHQIDKVESLIRWRRSNGEWVSPEMFIDLAEQSGLIVELTQWVIDTVVGQIAAWQSKGIVMKAAINVSAQDIVDEGFLPHLQETLLKYKVPSKLVTIELTERDMIENETKGIAALNSLKALGAVVSLDDYGVGQTSLGRLKMLPIDELKLDKVFILKLNESHEDQCIVQSTISLGHQLGFSVVAEGVENQASLTLLREMGCDYAQGYYLSRPLPALEFEKWLGEYHEAG
- a CDS encoding methylamine utilization protein, with protein sequence MSVWSNLVAMSLITSLSMSSYGATVSIVDGQGGPLANAVVEVLDDSVMAEKPMAIMDQVNKQFEPYVLAITEGQLVNFPNSDDIRHHVYSFSNTKPFELKLYHGTPNNPILFENPGVVVLGCNIHDSMVGYIYVAHSANVFKTNNSGTIRLPELQPQTVLRVWHPEQQQGPESAQTIRWSEVEKTGTVVINTQVPKPRNTFGEKFKVNHAH
- a CDS encoding group I truncated hemoglobin, whose product is MFFPYFKQTIKTLFFALMVSGLSACQSTSGTLYQQIGGAEGNEKLVDAFINQIGNDPVILPFFEKASVAHFRAGFLTHLCDVLDGPCEFRGDTMVQIHTGMNIGESEFNRVVELLVAAMNERRISTPLQNQILARLAPLRGEVIHR
- a CDS encoding DUF3034 family protein, whose protein sequence is MKRVNPLLLAVVFSGSVMAADGKILATPGVSQVEGSAGGGIVPWAQLAGYASEDEWSISGFCSRADVSDYQLDVCGVQGNLFDTVELSVAEQRFDVPVLNTTIKQRIYGAKWRVYGDIVYSTMPQVSIGWQHKSLDDGTVASLVGAKALSGNDFYIAASKLHLGAIAGYNWFWNVALRHSEANQLGLLGYGGAKQDNRWQLEASSAVFINPNWAIGVEYRQKPDNLGLGETHWQDAFVAWFPNKSISVTAAYLDLGRIAGAPDQTGWYVSLTGYY
- a CDS encoding sulfurtransferase; the protein is MKHFKSCEWVYEHLSTVKLFDAGIVKAGLSGPYVPPAVIQGAQRFDFGKTFADEQSFISNTMCSANQFEREAQKLGLSQQDTIIVYDVQGLYSAARAWWMFKAVGFNEVYVLDGGLTRWMKLGYPTTLSYAKASDIGNFKASVLCDFFVDKHRILQVIDTPHNLILDARGQARFLGIEKEPRAGMRSGHIPSSRSLSYSLMSHEDGTVKSTEELASLFRERQAQDKALYFSCGSGVTACVLAIAASECGYSDMHVYDGSWSEWGADDSLPIATGQE
- a CDS encoding DUF5522 domain-containing protein; the encoded protein is MTLPAILPLNEGAGCYCRDCLLSKIHTYLDALSAKPIAEQLVIAAPYKQAPLQEGLDYHIEDGLMVLGRWYHLRRGSCCGNGCRHCPYS
- a CDS encoding glycosyltransferase family 9 protein, whose translation is MSNKTITPDSQSDPILIVFPKFIGDAINTLPAIELLRQLYPNTPFHFLVRPHLVALFEAQNLPLIDVIEDKRYTKPKWGIFKKSRELKKANYQLAVLFRGSLAEAALCRLAGIKSVIGYAQNGRKPLLSYAMKLNENHHYIHRYCRIVNEAHGSPFDSFNAPSLSTRESPFVSTQTPTIGCYFGGKNKDTRYYPTALSAQVVALLLDNTPCNVVLLGDQQEVSDNQAIIEQLAHHPTRVLNLAGKTSLPELVDVTGHLNALISIDSGPMHMACATGTPCVALVGLGTSPWSIVAPKVAKFEAIVANGFSLDDHRIIESIEPAEVLRTYQSLMSRLSDE
- a CDS encoding ABC transporter ATP-binding protein, yielding MITLEQLRYRWPKHDIDTIHIEQLLIQKGERIFLFGPSGTGKSTLLGLLAGIHQPTQGKISILNQDLTSLSNAKRDQFRADHIGTIFQNFNLLAYLNPLENVMLGCHFSTLRASKAEQQHGSVKQAARHLLAQLGISESLLHHCVGELSIGQQQRIAAARAVIGKPELIIADEPTSALDADNRAAFINLLFEQATLCNATLLFVSHDQSLAPMFSRQLNLAEINQRAGKVL